From the Neobacillus sp. PS3-34 genome, the window GCAGACCAAATCAAATAGCAAATCACATAAATTTCACAGTCAAAAAGGCTTAGAGATGCAAATACTCTAAGCCTTTTTTTGAATTTTCTTTTTTTACTAAAGCACCCGTAAGTTGTACAAGTTCATTATACGCTAAAGCGAGTTTGATCAATAAGCGGAGAAATTCCTCTTAATTAGGAAAAAGCTCTGAAAATAGCTTAAATAGACAGAAAGATTCCGACTATTGACTCAAAAAACGTGAAAATAGTTAATTTTGCTTTGCTTAATCGGAAAACCTCCGCTTATATACCCCGAACCGAGCTCTATTCTGAAATCTAACCGGAGAATCTCCGCTTATTTTAAATAAATTATTCGTGATTTAGTATGAAGTCTTATCCTTAATTGAGTAACCAAATAAGCAATTAAAATTCGCCAAAATGTTGATAAATCAATAAAAAACGCACTGTGAATTATATCGTGAATTCAAGTGCGTTTTCATATGTGTTTTACAATGATTGCATCTCTAAAGTAAACCCGTTAGGCTGTGAACTGCCCTGTCCTTTTCGTTTACTTTAGTCGCGGTTTGCTTTTCATTTTTTCCTTAAATTCGGTTAAAAGTGCTTCACCGCTAAGTCCTTGCTGAAGCAGGCTGCCCAATAACAGCTCAGAATAATCGTTTCGCATCCGGCGTAGATGCCCCTCAAATAAGATGCTCATATGTGCAGAGAACTTTTTAAGAGATGTAATCCGTGTTTGGAAATAGGCTGGGTCATTATCAAGTTTTGTAATGACGGCCTGCACAATAATGTCCTTTTTTTGCTCGTCTAGGTTTTTTACATAATCGTAGAGCGAGTGGTCAGAGTATGCTTCAAGGAGCCAGGTGGATTTTTCATCCTCTTTATTAATGATCAAGCCATCCTTCAAGGGAATATTGATTAGATCGTCATTATCCACTATTTCTAATGAAACTAATTTAAAGGTCTTCATCTTTACCTCCCGTTGGCTGTCGTTTACTGCCTAAATTATACCACACACAATTTTGAAAGCGAGTTTGACACATGTCGAAAAATAGTTGGAGGTGCGGTAATTTTACAAAAAGAAAGGATGTTCACGGGCAAAATGGCATTTTGACCTTAGAGAAAATACTATTTTGATAAAATAAAATTC encodes:
- a CDS encoding YwpF family protein, which codes for MKTFKLVSLEIVDNDDLINIPLKDGLIINKEDEKSTWLLEAYSDHSLYDYVKNLDEQKKDIIVQAVITKLDNDPAYFQTRITSLKKFSAHMSILFEGHLRRMRNDYSELLLGSLLQQGLSGEALLTEFKEKMKSKPRLK